The Candidatus Eisenbacteria bacterium genome has a segment encoding these proteins:
- a CDS encoding alginate export family protein, with amino-acid sequence MSKRRSAFFALWILAGISVLLPATVLAETKLTVSGQVRVRSELDKKSFEPAASPLQFNDLRARLGIEAVVDANTHVFVQFQDSRRLGGVSAAGEYMSGTTNDAKNVDLHQGYLLVDRLGVDGLGMQAGRYEINLGNQRVFGANDWSNVGRTWEGFSLSYKAAPAKVTAHALKVLEPSAKKGVRDFDIVGLYGQIPETGLDLFGFYERNAERIQGGDDPDLNLLDRFNVGGYYKKSYGLADVEANAVYQFGDQGLKSPVMEQDISAYLVTAEVGYARDCPHKPRIALGIDYASGDKDPNDDTYGAYVGPYATVHRIRGYMDYFRVDKPEGLADLMLRLSMEPAPGWTLKADGHYFMAAADYEDYQKEMTKDVGFEVDLTATTTKIAGLKAEGGFSVFFPSKSFANEIYKLRDPEKTDPGVWAYLMLTAGFGKDL; translated from the coding sequence ATGTCGAAGAGACGCTCAGCCTTTTTCGCTCTTTGGATCCTAGCAGGTATCTCCGTCCTCTTGCCCGCAACGGTTCTCGCGGAGACCAAGCTCACCGTCAGCGGGCAGGTCCGCGTCCGTTCCGAGTTGGACAAGAAGAGCTTCGAACCGGCCGCCTCTCCCCTCCAGTTCAACGATCTCCGCGCGCGGCTCGGGATCGAGGCGGTGGTCGACGCGAACACGCACGTCTTCGTGCAATTCCAAGACAGCCGACGACTTGGCGGCGTCAGCGCCGCGGGAGAATACATGTCGGGAACCACGAACGACGCGAAGAACGTCGACCTCCATCAGGGATACCTTCTCGTCGACCGTCTGGGAGTCGATGGGCTCGGAATGCAGGCGGGCCGCTACGAGATCAACCTCGGCAACCAGCGCGTGTTCGGAGCGAACGACTGGAGCAACGTCGGGCGCACATGGGAGGGCTTCTCGCTCTCCTACAAGGCCGCGCCGGCGAAAGTCACGGCCCACGCGCTCAAGGTCCTCGAACCGAGCGCCAAGAAAGGCGTCCGCGACTTCGACATCGTCGGCCTCTATGGCCAGATCCCCGAGACGGGCCTCGACCTCTTCGGCTTCTACGAGCGGAACGCGGAGCGGATCCAGGGAGGGGATGATCCCGACCTCAACCTCCTCGATCGGTTCAACGTCGGCGGGTACTACAAGAAGTCCTACGGCCTGGCCGACGTGGAGGCGAACGCGGTCTATCAGTTCGGGGACCAGGGGCTGAAGAGCCCGGTCATGGAGCAGGACATCTCCGCGTATCTGGTCACCGCGGAGGTCGGTTACGCGCGCGATTGCCCCCACAAGCCCCGGATCGCCTTGGGGATCGACTACGCGTCGGGCGACAAGGACCCGAACGACGACACGTACGGCGCTTATGTCGGCCCATACGCAACGGTCCACCGCATCCGCGGCTACATGGACTACTTCCGCGTCGATAAACCGGAAGGGCTCGCGGACCTCATGCTGCGGCTCTCGATGGAGCCCGCCCCCGGGTGGACGCTGAAGGCGGACGGGCACTACTTCATGGCAGCGGCCGACTACGAGGATTATCAGAAGGAGATGACCAAGGACGTCGGCTTCGAGGTCGACCTGACCGCGACCACCACGAAGATCGCCGGCCTGAAGGCCGAGGGCGGGTTTTCGGTGTTCTTCCCCTCGAAGTCCTTCGCGAACGAGATCTACAAGCTCCGGGATCCGGAGAAGACGGATCCGGGCGTTTGGGCCTATCTCATGCTGACCGCGGGTTTCGGAAAGGATCTGTAG
- a CDS encoding AI-2E family transporter, translating into MDRERLRRLFLAVLLVLVTAVFLAMIRRFLVVLLLAALLAGLAHPLYRGIRRGFRGRRHLASGTTLLVLLVAVVAPLSLLLGLVAGEALQISNQVGPWVSAQVNEPSRLLERIPGAERLAPYRPEVLQRLGQIVGSVGSFLFDSISAFTRGTVSLLFQLFLLLYAMFFFLADGETILAKTLGYLPLRKEDKRELVEKFASVTRATIKGTLVIGVVQGTLAGAAFALAGIQGALFWGTVMTFLSIIPGVGTGLVWLPAGIIQLAKGNAGGGVFVLAFCTLVVSTVDNLLRPRLVGRDTKMHPLLVLFSTLGGLFLFGVVGFLIGPILGALFVAVWDFYARAFRESLLEADPLPSAETSDEAGAGGLIAERPPPE; encoded by the coding sequence ATGGATCGGGAGCGGCTCCGTCGCCTCTTTCTCGCGGTTCTTCTCGTGCTCGTCACGGCCGTCTTCCTCGCGATGATCCGGCGGTTTCTCGTCGTCCTCCTTCTCGCGGCTCTCCTCGCCGGCCTCGCGCATCCTCTCTACCGCGGGATCCGCCGGGGCTTCCGAGGGCGCCGTCACCTCGCGAGCGGAACCACGCTCCTCGTCCTTCTCGTGGCCGTTGTCGCGCCTCTTTCCCTTCTCCTCGGGCTTGTCGCCGGAGAGGCGCTCCAGATCAGCAACCAGGTCGGACCGTGGGTGAGCGCGCAAGTGAACGAGCCGAGCCGCTTGTTGGAGAGAATCCCGGGCGCCGAGCGCCTGGCCCCCTATCGCCCCGAGGTCCTCCAGAGACTCGGACAGATCGTGGGGAGCGTCGGATCGTTTCTTTTCGACAGCATCTCGGCCTTCACGCGCGGAACGGTCTCGCTCCTCTTTCAGCTCTTTCTTCTTCTCTACGCGATGTTCTTCTTCCTCGCGGACGGGGAGACGATCCTTGCGAAGACGCTCGGGTATCTTCCCCTCCGGAAGGAGGACAAGCGAGAGCTCGTCGAGAAGTTCGCCTCCGTGACGCGCGCGACGATCAAGGGGACCCTCGTCATCGGCGTCGTCCAGGGGACGCTCGCGGGGGCGGCCTTCGCGCTCGCGGGAATCCAGGGGGCGCTCTTCTGGGGCACGGTCATGACCTTTCTCTCGATCATCCCCGGCGTCGGGACCGGGCTCGTCTGGCTCCCCGCGGGAATCATCCAGCTCGCCAAGGGGAACGCCGGAGGAGGCGTGTTCGTCCTTGCGTTCTGCACACTGGTCGTCAGCACGGTGGACAATCTGCTCCGCCCGCGGCTCGTGGGGCGCGACACGAAGATGCACCCTCTTCTCGTTCTCTTCAGCACGCTCGGCGGTCTCTTCCTCTTCGGCGTCGTCGGGTTTCTCATTGGGCCGATCTTGGGCGCGCTCTTTGTCGCCGTTTGGGATTTCTACGCGCGTGCGTTTCGTGAATCGCTTCTGGAGGCCGACCCGCTTCCTTCGGCGGAGACGAGCGATGAGGCGGGTGCGGGAGGCCTGATTGCCGAGCGGCCGCCGCCGGAGTAG